A single region of the Deltaproteobacteria bacterium genome encodes:
- a CDS encoding TetR/AcrR family transcriptional regulator, whose translation MNRLHANSARERIIKTANGLFYNQGYHQTGINQIIKESGVAKATFYNNFKSKEELCIEYLRERDRTDTNATKDMINGIKDPYQKYMAIIKGILQHMKDTDFRGCAFGNIAVEITDPGHPIRKEVKHHEDRFRSILRDVIQDLKDSSPKHKHIDVDQLVDTYHLIVEGAIVASKNYNDTWPIERAVTAVEKLVE comes from the coding sequence ATGAATAGATTACATGCTAATTCCGCAAGGGAAAGGATAATAAAAACGGCTAACGGTCTTTTTTATAATCAGGGGTATCATCAAACGGGTATTAATCAGATAATAAAGGAATCGGGTGTCGCAAAAGCAACTTTTTACAACAATTTCAAGTCGAAGGAAGAATTATGTATCGAATACCTGAGGGAACGCGACCGCACCGATACCAACGCCACAAAGGATATGATAAACGGCATAAAAGATCCTTATCAAAAATATATGGCGATTATCAAGGGAATCTTGCAGCACATGAAAGATACTGATTTCAGGGGGTGCGCATTCGGTAATATAGCGGTTGAAATAACCGACCCCGGCCACCCGATACGAAAGGAAGTAAAACACCATGAGGACAGATTCCGTTCAATTCTACGAGATGTCATCCAGGACCTGAAAGATTCAAGCCCGAAACATAAACACATTGATGTGGATCAGCTTGTAGACACTTATCACCTTATTGTGGAAGGGGCTATAGTGGCGAGCAAGAATTATAACGATACATGGCCGATTGAACGCGCAGTAACAGCAGTCGAGAAATTAGTAGAATAA
- a CDS encoding thioredoxin family protein — MALTPSNMVPLGTKAPGFKLWDPVGDKELSLDELKSDEATVIMFICNHCPYVKHVQKGLVELANDYIPKGISFIAINSNDVEKYPEDSPANMKKVAEKLGYPFEYLFDETQEVARAYGAACTPDFYIFDSDLNCVYRGQMDDSRPGNGKPVTGEHIRSALDSILKGEPVAEDQIPSIGCNIKWK, encoded by the coding sequence ATGGCACTTACCCCATCTAATATGGTTCCTTTAGGTACTAAAGCGCCCGGATTCAAGCTTTGGGATCCGGTCGGCGACAAAGAACTCTCTCTTGATGAGCTTAAATCCGATGAGGCCACTGTCATAATGTTTATATGTAATCACTGTCCGTACGTAAAGCATGTACAAAAAGGATTGGTCGAGCTCGCAAATGACTATATTCCAAAGGGGATTTCCTTCATCGCGATTAACTCCAACGATGTGGAGAAATATCCGGAGGACTCCCCTGCAAACATGAAAAAAGTGGCGGAGAAATTAGGCTACCCGTTTGAATACCTCTTTGATGAGACTCAAGAGGTTGCCAGAGCTTACGGCGCCGCCTGTACGCCTGACTTTTATATATTCGACTCGGATTTGAACTGCGTTTACAGGGGGCAGATGGATGACTCGAGGCCCGGAAACGGAAAGCCGGTTACCGGTGAGCACATCAGAAGTGCTTTGGACAGCATTTTAAAGGGCGAGCCCGTGGCAGAGGATCAGATTCCGAGTATAGGCTGTAATATAAAATGGAAGTAG
- a CDS encoding glycerophosphodiester phosphodiesterase family protein: protein MKIAHRGASAYEPENTLRSFKRAVELKSDMIEFDVRQSVDGSLVVIHDARVDRTTNGAGLVGQKSLAELRELDAGMGEKIPTLEEALELGRGKTSFVIELKENGLEGKVVNLVRDFGLIEDVLIVSFKSVRLRMVKKLEPRLRTGLILFASPNPVRLAQRCGADAAAPFHWFVTKGMADRARRNGLHLFTWTVDEAGKARQLRGIGIKGIVTNKPDLI from the coding sequence ATGAAAATAGCCCACCGGGGAGCGAGCGCTTATGAACCTGAAAATACACTCCGTTCGTTCAAGAGAGCGGTCGAGTTAAAATCCGATATGATAGAGTTCGATGTCAGGCAATCGGTAGACGGGAGCCTCGTGGTTATCCATGACGCCAGGGTGGACAGGACTACTAACGGCGCGGGACTTGTCGGCCAAAAATCGCTGGCCGAACTAAGGGAGCTTGATGCGGGGATGGGTGAGAAGATTCCCACTCTGGAAGAAGCGCTAGAGCTTGGAAGGGGAAAGACGAGCTTTGTAATCGAGCTTAAAGAAAACGGATTAGAGGGAAAAGTAGTTAACCTGGTCAGGGACTTCGGATTAATAGAGGATGTTTTGATCGTTTCCTTTAAATCAGTACGCTTGAGGATGGTGAAGAAGCTTGAGCCCCGCTTAAGAACGGGATTGATATTATTCGCTTCACCTAACCCCGTAAGGCTTGCACAAAGGTGCGGGGCCGATGCAGCAGCCCCATTCCATTGGTTCGTTACTAAAGGTATGGCCGACAGGGCCCGCAGAAACGGGCTTCATCTCTTTACATGGACGGTAGATGAGGCCGGGAAAGCACGGCAGCTGAGGGGCATCGGTATAAAGGGTATAGTTACCAATAAGCCGGACCTGATTTAG
- a CDS encoding EamA family transporter has product MIERWYLFTLLAVLCFGLGSFFGKLASMRDIPYRVYFFEGVGTLSIFTAFVLYNRNTIFTNFSLNFPGLLMGLTWGIGTVLFIVALKYAKLSVMVPLSAVYPALTIVLAFIFLGERLGPREIAGVGFALVSAALLAKT; this is encoded by the coding sequence ATGATCGAAAGATGGTATTTGTTTACACTTCTGGCAGTCCTGTGCTTCGGATTGGGAAGTTTCTTCGGAAAGCTGGCCTCGATGAGAGACATACCCTACCGGGTGTATTTCTTCGAAGGCGTCGGCACGCTTAGCATTTTTACTGCTTTTGTTCTCTATAACAGAAATACGATATTCACTAATTTTTCGCTCAATTTTCCGGGCCTGTTGATGGGACTCACCTGGGGTATAGGGACCGTGCTCTTTATTGTCGCTCTCAAGTACGCAAAACTGTCCGTTATGGTCCCGCTTTCGGCGGTTTATCCCGCCCTTACGATCGTGCTCGCGTTCATATTTCTTGGGGAGCGCCTTGGGCCGCGGGAGATTGCCGGAGTCGGGTTTGCGCTCGTTTCAGCCGCGCTCCTTGCAAAAACCTAA
- the epsC gene encoding serine O-acetyltransferase EpsC, whose product MHDSVAESEMGILSDIKSDFRAVFERDPAARNSLEVIFVSPGFQAIVLHRISHFLWKKNIKFPARLLSHISRFFTGIEIHPAARIGNSFFIDHGMGVVIGETSEIGENVTIYHGVTLGGTDFTRRKRHPTVKDNVTIGAGAKILGPLTIGQNSKIGANSAVIKDVPPDSTVVGIPGNIVSGDEFPIYSGLEHNMLPDPVEPLLERIIELETRIKLLEEELERNDRENKPYHVVK is encoded by the coding sequence ATTCACGATAGCGTCGCGGAATCGGAAATGGGAATTTTAAGCGATATAAAATCAGACTTCAGGGCAGTGTTTGAAAGGGATCCCGCGGCGAGAAACTCACTCGAGGTCATCTTTGTCTCGCCCGGTTTTCAGGCGATCGTACTTCACCGCATTTCTCACTTCCTGTGGAAGAAAAATATTAAATTCCCCGCGAGGCTGCTGTCCCATATCTCGCGCTTTTTTACAGGGATCGAAATACATCCCGCAGCACGGATCGGCAATAGTTTTTTTATTGATCACGGTATGGGAGTGGTCATAGGAGAGACATCCGAAATAGGGGAGAATGTGACTATTTATCACGGCGTTACCCTGGGGGGTACGGATTTTACCAGGAGGAAGCGGCATCCTACTGTAAAAGATAATGTCACTATCGGCGCCGGAGCAAAAATCCTGGGCCCTCTTACTATCGGGCAAAACAGCAAGATAGGGGCTAACTCAGCGGTTATAAAAGATGTGCCGCCCGACTCCACAGTCGTGGGTATTCCCGGGAATATTGTATCCGGGGATGAATTTCCCATTTATTCGGGACTCGAACATAACATGCTCCCCGACCCTGTCGAACCTCTTTTAGAGCGAATAATTGAGCTTGAGACGCGTATCAAGTTACTTGAAGAAGAGTTGGAAAGGAACGATAGAGAGAATAAGCCCTACCATGTTGTTAAATGA
- a CDS encoding prepilin-type N-terminal cleavage/methylation domain-containing protein, with protein sequence MGAASASHKDSNTILGRDSVMENLRMKSLQSKGGFSMIEILVVISVMVVVLAAGSSYFSGKFALRRSVDEVTNNISSMLNLGKLKSVRDGVEYRVVFANCTNINESDPDCSVCNSPANYDEYQTGDEELTLILERGDSNRGSTIWCIQSTHTKRFQSDLEIVASANLPEAGDPLNYTFVPKGMRRDFLTDANDEIITIRPVAGSKMDKCGRLEVSPTGGIAAIEGRWDGSQCSAILDDAVVTPTPGP encoded by the coding sequence ATGGGAGCTGCCTCCGCTTCCCACAAGGACTCAAACACTATTCTGGGAAGAGATTCTGTAATGGAGAACCTGAGGATGAAGAGCTTACAGAGTAAAGGCGGTTTTTCCATGATAGAAATTTTGGTTGTAATAAGCGTTATGGTAGTTGTGCTGGCCGCCGGATCGTCTTATTTCTCCGGCAAATTCGCTCTCAGACGCTCTGTTGACGAAGTGACCAACAACATCTCGTCCATGCTTAATCTGGGCAAACTCAAATCGGTCAGGGATGGTGTGGAGTACAGGGTTGTTTTCGCCAATTGTACCAATATTAACGAATCAGACCCGGATTGCTCTGTATGTAACTCACCCGCCAATTATGATGAATATCAGACCGGAGACGAAGAATTAACGTTGATTCTGGAACGGGGAGACAGCAACAGGGGATCGACCATATGGTGCATTCAGTCCACGCACACAAAAAGGTTTCAGTCCGACCTCGAAATAGTCGCTTCCGCCAATCTTCCGGAGGCGGGCGACCCTCTTAATTACACATTCGTGCCCAAGGGAATGCGGAGGGATTTTCTGACTGATGCAAACGACGAAATAATAACCATACGGCCTGTGGCCGGTTCCAAAATGGATAAATGCGGTCGGTTAGAGGTAAGTCCGACGGGAGGAATAGCGGCTATCGAGGGTAGATGGGACGGCTCCCAGTGCAGTGCGATACTGGACGACGCGGTCGTTACCCCGACTCCGGGTCCTTAA
- the cofE gene encoding coenzyme F420-0:L-glutamate ligase: protein MTHAAESVSIIPVKGIPEIKPGDDLVKIISRSVSEQGFSLEDGDIVVVAQKIVSKAENRIVNLNDVEPSPFARTLSREVSKDPRLVEVILSETTKIIKMDQRKPEKGRLIVETRGGVISANAGVDASNVSGGESVTLLPVDSDESAGKLAEGIKAELGVEAAVIITDTVGRPWRDGLVDIAIGCSGIKALKDYRGEKDPKGLVMNATVMAVADEVASAAGLVMEKVDSIPVVIVRGLGYEKGEGGAREIIRPPEDDLFR from the coding sequence ATGACGCATGCCGCAGAGTCCGTTTCCATCATACCGGTAAAGGGCATACCTGAAATTAAGCCCGGAGACGACCTTGTAAAAATCATTTCCCGTTCGGTCTCCGAGCAGGGGTTTTCACTCGAGGACGGCGATATAGTTGTAGTTGCTCAGAAGATAGTCTCTAAAGCGGAAAATCGAATCGTTAATTTAAACGACGTAGAACCTTCACCGTTTGCCCGAACACTATCGAGAGAAGTGAGCAAGGACCCGCGTCTTGTAGAGGTGATACTGAGCGAGACGACGAAAATTATCAAAATGGATCAGAGGAAGCCCGAAAAAGGGAGGCTGATCGTGGAGACGCGGGGAGGGGTTATTTCGGCAAATGCCGGGGTCGATGCTTCAAACGTCTCCGGCGGGGAGAGTGTAACGCTTTTACCCGTCGATTCCGATGAATCGGCCGGGAAGCTTGCGGAGGGAATCAAAGCGGAGCTTGGGGTTGAGGCGGCTGTCATTATAACCGATACGGTGGGGAGACCGTGGCGCGACGGGCTCGTCGATATAGCTATAGGCTGCTCCGGCATCAAGGCGCTCAAGGATTACAGGGGGGAGAAGGATCCGAAGGGTTTGGTCATGAATGCAACCGTAATGGCCGTTGCGGATGAAGTGGCCTCAGCCGCCGGCCTCGTGATGGAAAAAGTCGATTCCATACCTGTCGTTATCGTGAGAGGGCTCGGTTATGAAAAGGGAGAGGGCGGAGCAAGGGAAATTATCAGGCCTCCGGAAGACGATTTATTCCGTTAA
- a CDS encoding methyltransferase domain-containing protein, with the protein MCSSCNVNINEVRSEQFAEKMLTILNHGALNVMTSIGHRTGLFDVMSELPPSTSEEIADRAGLDERYVREWLGAMATGGIVEYDEQNGRYSLPPEHAAWLTRSASPNNIAVTAQWLSVLGEVEDKIVECFKNGGGVPYEAYSRFNEVMAEESHQTVITPLVDHLLPLVPGIKEKLESGIEVLDVGCGSGFALAEMAKTFPNSKFTGYDLLPEAIERGRARAREYGLANVTLEAKDVSKLDDLQKFDLITTFDAVHDQADPDRVLSNINRALKDDGVYFMQDIAGSSHVHNNMEHPLAPLIYTISCMHCMTVSLAQGGKGLGAMWGKELACEMLKEAGFNEIEVKELPHDPINYYYIVKK; encoded by the coding sequence ATGTGCAGCAGTTGCAACGTCAATATAAACGAGGTCAGATCGGAGCAGTTTGCCGAGAAAATGCTGACCATTCTTAATCACGGCGCCCTTAATGTAATGACTTCAATAGGGCATAGAACCGGCCTGTTCGACGTAATGAGCGAGCTTCCGCCTTCGACAAGCGAAGAGATCGCGGATAGGGCGGGGCTCGACGAGCGTTATGTCCGGGAATGGCTCGGGGCTATGGCAACAGGAGGCATAGTGGAGTACGATGAGCAAAACGGTCGATATAGCCTTCCCCCTGAGCATGCCGCATGGCTCACGCGCAGTGCGTCGCCCAACAATATAGCCGTAACGGCGCAGTGGCTTTCGGTACTGGGCGAAGTCGAAGATAAAATAGTAGAATGCTTCAAAAACGGCGGCGGCGTCCCTTATGAGGCTTACAGCCGTTTTAACGAAGTCATGGCCGAGGAAAGCCATCAGACCGTAATCACTCCTCTGGTCGATCACCTTCTTCCGCTGGTGCCTGGAATCAAGGAGAAGCTTGAGTCAGGCATCGAAGTACTGGACGTCGGATGTGGAAGCGGGTTTGCCCTTGCCGAGATGGCAAAAACCTTTCCAAACAGTAAATTCACAGGCTATGACCTCTTACCCGAGGCTATTGAAAGGGGAAGAGCTCGGGCAAGAGAATACGGCTTAGCAAATGTCACGCTCGAAGCGAAAGACGTTTCCAAATTGGATGACCTGCAGAAATTCGATTTGATAACGACCTTCGATGCCGTTCACGACCAGGCAGACCCGGACCGGGTATTGTCAAATATAAACCGGGCCTTGAAAGACGACGGAGTGTACTTTATGCAGGATATAGCGGGCTCAAGCCACGTGCATAATAACATGGAACATCCCCTGGCGCCGCTTATATACACTATTTCATGCATGCATTGCATGACGGTCTCGCTCGCGCAGGGCGGAAAAGGACTGGGGGCAATGTGGGGAAAGGAGCTGGCCTGCGAAATGTTGAAAGAGGCCGGATTTAATGAAATCGAGGTTAAAGAATTGCCTCATGACCCCATTAACTATTACTACATAGTAAAGAAATGA
- a CDS encoding sterol desaturase family protein codes for MTRAIRETIAYTLWPLLLGIPVYIIFLGLEKGRPTFYFNAAYLGLAGTLFLLERIMPYRADWVRSDGQEFPDLAHTLLNKGLIQFALFLLLISGIMETMGDKPAQSIWPSGLPTALQVLIALVVSEFGLYWAHRLAHTWNFLWRFHSVHHSVEKLWFFNTGRFHFVDTFCSLLFSIPLLFILGVPGDIFIYFSSITAFIGLLTHCNVHLHGGLLNYVFNTPNLHRWHHSRKIEEGNNNYGENLMIFDMLFGTYYYPRDRHVGTIGIKEYMPRAFLNQLVAPFLWNKYQKKP; via the coding sequence GTGACGCGCGCAATCAGGGAGACGATCGCTTATACCTTATGGCCCCTGCTTCTGGGAATACCCGTTTACATTATATTCCTGGGACTCGAGAAAGGCAGACCCACGTTTTACTTTAACGCGGCTTACCTGGGACTTGCGGGCACTCTTTTCTTGCTGGAAAGAATTATGCCCTACCGGGCCGACTGGGTAAGATCAGACGGACAGGAATTCCCGGACCTGGCTCATACGCTTCTCAACAAGGGGCTCATTCAGTTTGCCCTGTTTCTCCTGTTAATCAGCGGTATCATGGAGACAATGGGTGATAAACCCGCTCAGTCCATATGGCCTTCCGGTCTTCCCACCGCACTCCAGGTGCTGATAGCGCTTGTAGTGAGTGAATTCGGTCTTTACTGGGCGCACCGTCTGGCTCATACGTGGAATTTCCTCTGGCGTTTTCATTCGGTTCACCACAGTGTCGAGAAACTATGGTTCTTCAATACGGGAAGGTTCCATTTCGTTGACACCTTCTGTAGCTTGCTGTTCAGCATACCGCTTCTTTTTATACTTGGAGTGCCGGGCGATATTTTTATTTATTTCAGCTCGATAACCGCTTTTATAGGTTTACTCACCCATTGCAACGTGCACCTGCACGGAGGACTTTTAAACTACGTATTCAACACGCCTAATCTCCACAGGTGGCATCACTCGAGAAAAATAGAAGAGGGAAATAATAACTATGGCGAGAACCTGATGATTTTCGATATGCTTTTCGGTACGTATTACTATCCCAGGGACCGCCATGTGGGCACGATAGGTATAAAGGAATATATGCCGAGGGCGTTCCTCAACCAGCTTGTTGCCCCCTTCTTATGGAATAAGTACCAGAAAAAGCCTTAG
- a CDS encoding tetratricopeptide repeat protein encodes MELISKLIGSRLLSAIFLFLVSFTLFSPSLQNDFVWDDVEVITKGNVTFDAPSIIRAIVPESNKNKEARYYRPAFYTSVVIDKELWGLSPFGFHLANIVFHSVSVILFYFMVLLILKEAGFDRKEGAAFLSALLFALHPMHVESVSWVAGRTDVLCALFLFLSVISHILSWRKQVFLVVAGLSFSLALFSKEVAVVFPLLVLVLDLLNKRLFKRGNLIKYAVYTGIIVVYLYLRGRAFVYIPGMSEEILDEGAKKAATANQNISQLPGYIEFVKVFFNSYLIYLNKLIFPFDFNAFITRVPREIAYFISSAVLLIALFIISVVSIRKKENMTVFGILWVLITLGPSVLVAVFSIASTPAAERYLYIPSAGFCLLLGYWIVRAGKVARLRKVARGAGLVLIIIYAVFAYQRQGVWKNDLELWRDTSLKSPGHPLPHANYGLALSNWGRDDEAVWEFQIALSEEMNDSPRGKAVTANNLGLVYLEREEYREAEKWFVKAREYDPHYGRTYYHLGLIYYIKGELANSAESFREAELHLRKALGYYYSYGKANLLLAKIYLRRGEKKKAAEEARAAIKSGLPEHLLGEAREIAEIDNGGSNQEPQ; translated from the coding sequence ATGGAATTAATATCTAAATTAATCGGAAGCAGACTGCTCTCCGCTATTTTTTTGTTTCTGGTATCTTTTACGCTATTTTCCCCATCTCTTCAAAACGACTTTGTGTGGGACGATGTCGAGGTAATAACCAAGGGCAACGTGACATTCGATGCCCCGTCCATAATCCGCGCTATTGTTCCCGAAAGCAATAAAAATAAAGAGGCCCGGTACTACAGGCCGGCGTTTTATACGTCGGTCGTGATTGACAAGGAGCTCTGGGGTCTATCCCCATTCGGGTTCCACCTGGCAAATATAGTTTTTCATTCGGTTTCGGTAATTCTGTTCTATTTCATGGTCCTTCTAATATTAAAAGAGGCGGGGTTCGATAGAAAAGAAGGCGCGGCTTTTCTGTCGGCGCTTCTTTTCGCCCTCCATCCCATGCATGTAGAATCCGTTTCGTGGGTGGCGGGCAGGACGGATGTTCTCTGCGCCCTATTCCTCTTTCTTTCGGTCATCTCTCATATACTTTCTTGGAGAAAGCAGGTGTTTTTGGTAGTGGCTGGCCTGAGCTTCTCTCTTGCGCTTTTCTCTAAAGAGGTCGCAGTAGTTTTTCCGTTGCTTGTATTGGTTCTGGATCTGCTCAATAAAAGGCTTTTCAAAAGAGGCAATCTGATTAAATACGCAGTTTATACAGGCATCATCGTTGTTTACCTGTATTTAAGGGGCCGGGCATTTGTGTACATACCCGGGATGTCTGAGGAAATTCTGGATGAAGGCGCGAAAAAGGCGGCGACAGCTAATCAGAATATTTCGCAGCTCCCCGGATATATTGAGTTTGTGAAAGTATTCTTTAACTCGTATCTGATTTACCTTAATAAGCTTATTTTCCCGTTTGATTTTAACGCGTTTATAACCAGGGTTCCGAGGGAGATAGCCTATTTTATATCTTCCGCCGTACTTTTGATCGCTTTATTTATAATCAGCGTCGTATCGATAAGAAAAAAAGAGAATATGACCGTGTTCGGTATATTATGGGTATTGATTACGCTCGGCCCCTCTGTACTGGTAGCCGTTTTCTCGATTGCTTCGACCCCGGCGGCGGAGCGTTACCTGTACATTCCCTCCGCCGGGTTTTGTCTGCTTCTGGGTTACTGGATAGTGAGAGCCGGAAAAGTGGCTCGGCTGAGAAAGGTTGCCCGGGGCGCGGGTCTCGTGCTTATAATAATATACGCCGTTTTTGCGTATCAGAGGCAGGGGGTTTGGAAAAACGATCTTGAGCTCTGGCGAGACACCTCTCTGAAGTCTCCCGGCCATCCTCTTCCCCATGCAAACTACGGACTGGCGCTTTCCAATTGGGGGAGGGACGATGAGGCAGTATGGGAATTTCAAATCGCACTGTCCGAGGAAATGAATGACAGCCCGAGGGGGAAAGCCGTTACCGCCAACAATCTGGGTTTGGTCTATCTGGAGAGGGAGGAATACCGGGAGGCGGAAAAGTGGTTCGTTAAAGCTCGTGAATACGATCCGCACTACGGGAGAACGTATTACCATCTCGGGCTCATCTACTACATAAAAGGCGAGCTCGCGAACTCTGCCGAAAGTTTCAGGGAGGCTGAATTACATTTGAGAAAAGCCCTCGGCTACTATTATTCCTACGGTAAAGCTAACCTTCTTCTTGCAAAGATTTATTTAAGGAGAGGTGAAAAGAAAAAAGCCGCCGAAGAGGCCCGAGCCGCAATTAAAAGCGGTCTTCCCGAACATTTACTCGGTGAAGCCCGTGAAATTGCCGAGATAGATAATGGCGGCAGTAATCAGGAACCACAATAG
- a CDS encoding decaprenyl-phosphate phosphoribosyltransferase: MKNFLVLAPPFFGGVLFTSTEMFLKMLLAFIAFSLASSTAYITNDISDIESDRMHPKKKLRAVAAGRIGVPGAILVAVITLILSIGASLAIGKIFTLITVIYLALNFLYSYYLEKIVIIDVFTIGIGFVLRIEAGGVASGIEVSNWLLLTTFLLSLLLAFGKRRYELVMFRKNPNPFREVLSKYRENFLDTTLGIFATAAIVTYSIYTVELDSKVFLATVPFACYGVLRYMYLVQTDTSGDPTESFLKDLPLFLCVLLWFLITAAIIYLGNFTGFTE, translated from the coding sequence GTGAAAAATTTTTTAGTGCTCGCTCCTCCTTTTTTCGGCGGGGTTCTTTTTACAAGCACTGAAATGTTTTTAAAGATGCTTCTCGCATTTATAGCTTTTTCCCTTGCATCTTCAACCGCATATATAACGAACGACATATCGGACATCGAATCCGACCGCATGCACCCCAAGAAAAAACTGAGAGCCGTCGCGGCCGGGAGAATTGGAGTTCCGGGGGCTATTCTAGTCGCCGTAATTACACTAATCTTATCTATAGGGGCTTCACTCGCCATTGGCAAGATTTTTACTTTGATAACAGTGATATATCTTGCACTAAATTTCCTGTACTCATATTACCTCGAAAAAATAGTGATTATAGATGTCTTCACAATCGGGATAGGATTTGTGCTCAGGATAGAGGCGGGGGGCGTAGCATCAGGGATAGAAGTCTCAAACTGGCTCCTTCTCACGACATTTCTCCTATCGCTTCTGCTGGCTTTCGGGAAAAGACGTTATGAGCTTGTTATGTTCAGGAAAAACCCGAATCCCTTCAGGGAGGTCCTCTCTAAATACAGGGAAAACTTTCTGGACACCACGCTTGGTATATTCGCTACGGCAGCCATAGTCACATATTCCATATACACGGTCGAATTGGACTCCAAGGTATTCCTTGCCACTGTTCCGTTCGCATGCTACGGAGTTCTGCGTTATATGTATCTGGTTCAAACGGATACAAGCGGAGATCCGACCGAATCCTTCCTAAAAGACCTGCCGCTTTTCTTGTGCGTCCTATTGTGGTTCCTGATTACTGCCGCCATTATCTATCTCGGCAATTTCACGGGCTTCACCGAGTAA
- a CDS encoding DUF1579 domain-containing protein: MSKYNIRTFLFSVFLVTFCLGITAVNVIAQDETEQPEAEAMDKMHQEMMAKWKEYATPGENHKALDPMAGEWEYTAKWWNTPDSEPEVSNGTSEAKWIMGDRYLKQKVEGTSMGQEFKGMGLLGYDNASKEYESVWIDNMGTGIMTGSGTYDPAARTFEYKGTYSCPMEDGKDKSYRSVTKIMSDDKYTFEMYMPGPEGEEYRALEIVYTRKK; the protein is encoded by the coding sequence ATGAGCAAATACAATATAAGAACGTTTCTTTTTTCAGTTTTTTTGGTGACTTTTTGTCTGGGGATTACAGCCGTGAACGTGATCGCGCAAGACGAAACAGAACAGCCCGAAGCGGAAGCAATGGACAAAATGCATCAAGAGATGATGGCGAAGTGGAAGGAGTACGCCACTCCTGGAGAGAATCACAAAGCACTCGATCCAATGGCAGGCGAGTGGGAATATACGGCGAAATGGTGGAACACCCCCGATTCCGAGCCCGAGGTGTCAAACGGGACAAGCGAAGCAAAATGGATCATGGGTGATAGGTACCTTAAACAAAAGGTAGAAGGCACTTCAATGGGTCAGGAGTTCAAGGGTATGGGATTACTAGGATATGACAACGCCTCTAAAGAATACGAAAGCGTATGGATTGATAATATGGGGACCGGAATAATGACTGGTTCAGGCACCTACGATCCTGCCGCCAGGACATTTGAATACAAGGGAACCTACTCCTGTCCTATGGAAGACGGCAAAGATAAATCATACCGCTCCGTGACGAAAATCATGAGCGATGATAAATACACCTTTGAAATGTATATGCCGGGCCCCGAAGGTGAAGAATACCGCGCTCTTGAAATCGTATATACCAGAAAGAAATAA